GACCGGCGGCTGGTTGATGCCGAGCACGCACGCCGACTCGCACGGCGCGGGGCACAGCCGGCCGGTGAACTCGGGGAAGTTGTTCGTCGCGTGCAGCCGCTCGCTCGCCGCGGCCCAGTCGCCGCGGTAGGCGTAGTCGTTCCACTCCGGGATCAGGTTGCCCAGCGGGCAGCCGTTGTGGCAGAACGGCACGCCGCAGTCCATGCAGCGCCCGGCCTGCTTGCTGATGATGGGCAGCAGCGAGCCCGGGACGTACACCTCGTCCCAGTCCTTGACCCGGGACGCGACAGGACGGGTGCGGGCGACCTCGCGCCCGGTGGTGAGAAAGCCCTTCGGGTCAGCCATGGGTCGCCGCCTCCATCATCTTCTCGTGGGTCTCGGACTCGCTGAGTCCGGCCCGCTCGGCGGCGTCCTTGGCGGCGAGCACGGCCTTGTAGGTGGTGGGCATGATCTTGCTGAAACGGGCCGCGCTCGCGTCCCAGTCCTTCAGCAGGCGGTCCGCGACCGTGGAGCCGGTCTCCTCGGCATGCCGCCGCACCACGTCGTGCAGCCATGCGCGGTCGGATTCCGTCAGCTCCTCCACGGCGACGAAGCCCGGGTTGACGTGCTCGGGGTCGAGGTCGATCACGTAGGCGACGCCGCCGGACATGCCGGCCGCGAAGTTCCGCCCGGTCTCGCCGAGCACCACGGCCCGGCCGCCGGTCATGTACTCGCAGCCGTGGTCGCCGACGCCCTCGGCGACGACGGTGGCGCCCGAGTTGCGGACGCAGAAGCGTTCGCCGACCCGGCCGCGCAGGAAGATGTCGCCGCCGGTCGCGCCGTAGCCGATGGTGTTGCCCGCGATGGTGGAGAACTCGGGCAGGTGGTCGGCGCCGCGGTCCGGGCGGACGATCAGCCGGCCGCCGGACAGGCCCTTGCCGACGTAGTCGTTGGCGTCGCCCTCAAGGCGCAGCGTGACGCCGCGCGGCACGAACGCACCGAAGGACTGGCCGGCCGACCCGGTGAAGGTGATGTCGATGGTGTCGTCGGGCAGCCCGGCGCCGCCGAACCGCTTGGTCACCTCGTGCCCGAGCATCGTGCCGACGGTGCGGTTGATGTTGCGGATGGCGACCTGGGCGCGGACCGGCTGCGCCTCCTCGGGCGTGGCGGCCGACAGCGCGTCGGCGGAGAGCCGGATCAGGTCGTTGTCCAGCGCCTTGGCCAGCCCGTGGTCCTGCTCGGTGGTGCGGTGCCTGGCGGCGCCCGCGGGCAGGTCGGGGACGTGCAGCAGGGGCGCGAGGTCGAGCCCCTGGGCCTTCCAGTGGTCGACGGCGCGGGAGACGTCGATCAGCTCGGCGCGGCCGACGGCCTCGTCCAGCGTGCGGAAGCCGAGCTCGGCGAGCAGTTCGCGGACCTCCTCGGCGATGAACTCGAAGAAGTTGACCACGAACTCCGGCTTGCCGGTGAACCGTTCGCGCAGCACCGGGTTCTGGGTGGCGATGCCGACGGGGCAGGTGTCCAGGTGGCACACCCGCATCAGGACGCAGCCGGAGACCACGAGCGGCGCGGTGGCGAAGCCGAACTCCTCGGCGCCGAGCAGCGCGGCGATCAGCACGTCGCGCCCGGTCTTCAGCTGCCCGTCGGTCTGCACGACGATGCGGTCGCGCAGGCCGTTGAGCAGCAGGGTCTGCTGCGTCTCGGCCAGGCCCAGCTCCCACGGACCGCCCGCGTGCTTGAGCGAGGTCAGCGGGGAGGCGCCGGTGCCGCCGTCGTGCCCCGAGATCAGCACCACGTCGGCGTGGGCCTTGGAGACGCCGGCCGCGACGGTGCCCACGCCGACCTCGGAGACCAGCTTCACGTGGATGCGGGCCGCGGGGTTGGCGTTCTTCAGGTCGTGGATCAGCTGCGCGAGGTCCTCGATGGAGTAGATGTCGTGGTGCGGCGGCGGGGAGATCAGCCCGACGCCCGGCGTGGAGTGCCGGGTCCTGGCCACCCACGGGTAGACCTTGTGGCCGGGCAGCTGGCCGCCCTCGCCCGGCTTGGCGCCCTGGGCCATCTTGATCTGGATGTCGTCGGCGTGCACCAGGTACTCGCTGGTGACGCCGAAGCGGCCGGAGGCGACCTGCTTGATGGCGCTGCGCCGTTCCGGGTCGGTCAGGCGGTCGGAGTCCTCGCCGCCCTCGCCGGTGTTGGACTTGGCGCCCAGCCGGTTCATGGCGATGGCCAGCGTCTCGTGGGCCTCGCGGGAGATGGAGCCGTAGCTCATCGCGCCGGTGGAGAAGCGCCGGACGATCTCGCTGACCGGTTCGACCTCGTCGAGCGGCACCGCGGGGCGCTCGCCCGTCTTGAGCCGGAACAGGCCGCGCAGCGTCATCAGCCGCTCCGACTGCTCGTTCACCCGGTCGGTGTACTGGCGGAAGACGTCGTAGCGGCGTTCGCGCGTGGAGTGCTGGAGGCGGAAGACGGTCTCCGGGTCGAACAGGTGCGGCTCGCCCTCGCGGCGCCACTGGTACTCGCCGCCGATGTCCAGCGCGCGGTGCGCGGGTGCCACGCCCGAGGCCGGGTAGGCGGCGGCGTGGCGGGCGGCGACCTCGCGGGCGATGACGTCGAGGCCGGCGCCGCCGATCTTGGTGGCGGTGCCGTGGAAGTAGGTGTCGACGAACGACGCGTCGAGCCCGACCGCCTCGAAGACCTGCGCGCCCCGGTAGGAGGCGACGGTGGAGATGCCCATCTTGGACATCACCTTCAGGACGCCCTTGCCGAGGGCCTTGATGAGGTTGCGGATGGCCTCGTCGGCGTCCATGCCGGGCAGGTAGGTGCCGCGGGCGACCAGGTCCTCGACGGACTCCATCGCCAGGTAGGGGTTGACCGCGGCGGCGCCGTAGCCGATGAGCAGCGCGACGTGGTGCACCTCGCGCACGTCCCCGGCCTCGACGAGCAGGCCGACGCGGGTGCGCTGCTTGGTGCGGATGAGGTGGTGGTGGACGGCCGAGGTGAGCAGCAGCGAGGGGATGGGGGCGTGCTCGGCGTCGGAGTGCCGGTCGGAGAGCACGATGAGGCGCGCCCCGTCGGCGATGGCCGCGTCCGCCTCGGCGCAGATCTCGGTGAGCCGGTCGGCCAGGGCGGTGCCGCCGCCCGAGACCCGGTACAGGCCGGAGAGGGTGGCGGCGGCGAAGCCGGGCAGGTCCCCGTCGGCGTTGATGTGGATGAGCTTGGCCAGCTCGTCGTTGTCGATCACCGGGAACGGCAGCGTCACGCTGCGGCACGAGGCCGAGGTGGGGTCGAGCAGGTTGCCCTGGGGGCCGAGGGAGGACAGCAGGGAGGTGACGAGTTCCTCGCGGATGGCGTCCAGCGGCGGGTTGGTGACCTGCGCGAACAGCTGGGTGAAGTAGTCGAAGATCAGCCGGGGCCGGTCGGAGAGCGCGGCGATGGGCGTGTCGGTGCCCATGGAGCCGATGGGCTCGGCGCCGGTCGCGGCCATCGGGGTGAGCAGGACGCGCAGCTCTTCCTCGGTGTAGCCGAACGTCTGCTGGCGGCGGGTGACCGAGGCGTGGGTGTGCACGATGTGCTCGCGCTCGGGCAGGTCGGCCAGCTCGATGAGGCCGGCTTCGAGCCACTCGGCGTAGGGGTGCTCGGCGGCCAGTTCCGCCTTGATCTCGTCGTCCTCGATGATGCGCTGCCGCGCGGTGTCGACGAGGAACATGCGGCCGGGCTGGAGGCGGCCCTTGCGGACGACGCGGGCCGGGTCGATGTCGAGGACGCCGACCTCGGAGGACAGCACGACGAGCCCGTCGTCGGTGACCCAGTAGCGGCCGGGGCGCAGCCCGTTGCGGTCGAGGACCGCGCCGACCTGGGTGCCGTCGGTGAAGGTGACGCAGGCGGGGCCGTCCCAGGGCTCCATGATCGTCGAGTGGAACTGGTAGAACGCGCGGCGGGCGGGGTCCATGGAGCCGTGGTTCTCCCACGCCTCGGGGACCATCATCAGCACGGCGTGCGGCAGGGACCGGCCGCCGAGGTGCAGCAGTTCCAGCACCTCGTCGAAGGTGGCCGAGTCGGAGGCGTCGGGCGTGCAGACCGGGAAGAGGCGCGACAGCTTCTCCGGCGGGCCGAACACGTCCCCGGCCAGCTGCGACTCGCGGGCCCGCATCCAGTTGCGGTTGCCCTGGACGGTGTTGATCTCGCCGTTGTGGGCGACGAAGCGGTAGGGGTGGGCCAGCGGCCAGCTGGGGAAGGTGTTGGTGGAGAACCGCGAGTGGACCAGCGCGATGGCGCTGGCCAGGCGCCGGTCGGACAGGTCGGGGAAGAACGGCTCCAGCTGCCCGGTGGTGAGCATGCCCTTGTAGACGAGGGTGCGGGAGGAGAGCGAGGGGAAGTAGAGGTCCGCCTCGTGCTCGGCGCGCTTGCGCAGGGCGTAGACCGCGCGGTCCAGGTCGAGGCCGTGCTTCTCGCCGGCCGCGTCGGTCACGAACAGCTGCCGGAACGCCGGCATCG
Above is a genomic segment from Streptomyces marincola containing:
- the gltB gene encoding glutamate synthase large subunit — its product is MRSASHPVKQGMYDPRAEHDACGVGFVATLTGEASHELVDQALTVLRNLEHRGATGSDPDTGDGAGILIQIPDAFLRDSVPFELPPVGHYAVGLAFLPTGADAAAAAMGRVAAIAGEEGLAVLGWREVPVAPELLGAAARATMPAFRQLFVTDAAGEKHGLDLDRAVYALRKRAEHEADLYFPSLSSRTLVYKGMLTTGQLEPFFPDLSDRRLASAIALVHSRFSTNTFPSWPLAHPYRFVAHNGEINTVQGNRNWMRARESQLAGDVFGPPEKLSRLFPVCTPDASDSATFDEVLELLHLGGRSLPHAVLMMVPEAWENHGSMDPARRAFYQFHSTIMEPWDGPACVTFTDGTQVGAVLDRNGLRPGRYWVTDDGLVVLSSEVGVLDIDPARVVRKGRLQPGRMFLVDTARQRIIEDDEIKAELAAEHPYAEWLEAGLIELADLPEREHIVHTHASVTRRQQTFGYTEEELRVLLTPMAATGAEPIGSMGTDTPIAALSDRPRLIFDYFTQLFAQVTNPPLDAIREELVTSLLSSLGPQGNLLDPTSASCRSVTLPFPVIDNDELAKLIHINADGDLPGFAAATLSGLYRVSGGGTALADRLTEICAEADAAIADGARLIVLSDRHSDAEHAPIPSLLLTSAVHHHLIRTKQRTRVGLLVEAGDVREVHHVALLIGYGAAAVNPYLAMESVEDLVARGTYLPGMDADEAIRNLIKALGKGVLKVMSKMGISTVASYRGAQVFEAVGLDASFVDTYFHGTATKIGGAGLDVIAREVAARHAAAYPASGVAPAHRALDIGGEYQWRREGEPHLFDPETVFRLQHSTRERRYDVFRQYTDRVNEQSERLMTLRGLFRLKTGERPAVPLDEVEPVSEIVRRFSTGAMSYGSISREAHETLAIAMNRLGAKSNTGEGGEDSDRLTDPERRSAIKQVASGRFGVTSEYLVHADDIQIKMAQGAKPGEGGQLPGHKVYPWVARTRHSTPGVGLISPPPHHDIYSIEDLAQLIHDLKNANPAARIHVKLVSEVGVGTVAAGVSKAHADVVLISGHDGGTGASPLTSLKHAGGPWELGLAETQQTLLLNGLRDRIVVQTDGQLKTGRDVLIAALLGAEEFGFATAPLVVSGCVLMRVCHLDTCPVGIATQNPVLRERFTGKPEFVVNFFEFIAEEVRELLAELGFRTLDEAVGRAELIDVSRAVDHWKAQGLDLAPLLHVPDLPAGAARHRTTEQDHGLAKALDNDLIRLSADALSAATPEEAQPVRAQVAIRNINRTVGTMLGHEVTKRFGGAGLPDDTIDITFTGSAGQSFGAFVPRGVTLRLEGDANDYVGKGLSGGRLIVRPDRGADHLPEFSTIAGNTIGYGATGGDIFLRGRVGERFCVRNSGATVVAEGVGDHGCEYMTGGRAVVLGETGRNFAAGMSGGVAYVIDLDPEHVNPGFVAVEELTESDRAWLHDVVRRHAEETGSTVADRLLKDWDASAARFSKIMPTTYKAVLAAKDAAERAGLSESETHEKMMEAATHG